From Stenotrophomonas maltophilia, a single genomic window includes:
- a CDS encoding class I SAM-dependent methyltransferase: MMMLDASTLAAQLRHPHGDAAQAVAESMNRSNGALNRAAIGLLAVTSGERVLEIGPGNAAFAPLLLQASDSRYLGIELSSAMVEAGNRQLVAAGLAERAGMRHGDAHALPIADAAMDAALAVNTLYFWPDLAPVLGELARVVRRGGRLCLAFGDAAFMRSLPFTADFQLHELDAVELALRVAGFSVSAWRSHRETAPGNDGQAREKHFHLLLAQRR; encoded by the coding sequence ATGATGATGCTGGATGCTTCCACCCTGGCCGCGCAGCTGCGGCACCCCCACGGCGACGCCGCACAGGCTGTGGCCGAATCGATGAACCGCAGCAATGGCGCGCTCAACCGGGCCGCGATCGGCCTGCTGGCGGTGACCTCAGGCGAACGGGTGCTGGAGATCGGCCCCGGCAACGCTGCGTTTGCGCCGCTGCTTCTGCAGGCCAGCGACAGCCGCTACCTGGGCATCGAACTGTCCAGCGCCATGGTCGAGGCCGGCAACCGGCAGCTCGTCGCCGCCGGGCTGGCCGAGCGGGCCGGGATGCGTCATGGCGACGCCCATGCCCTGCCGATCGCCGATGCCGCGATGGACGCGGCACTGGCCGTCAACACCCTGTACTTCTGGCCAGACCTGGCGCCGGTGCTGGGCGAACTGGCACGGGTCGTGCGTCGGGGTGGCCGGCTATGCCTGGCCTTCGGCGATGCTGCCTTCATGCGCAGCCTGCCGTTCACCGCCGATTTCCAGTTGCACGAACTGGATGCAGTGGAGCTGGCGCTGCGTGTCGCCGGGTTCAGCGTTTCTGCCTGGCGCAGCCACCGCGAAACCGCGCCCGGCAACGATGGCCAGGCCCGCGAAAAGCACTTCCATCTGCTGCTGGCACAGCGGCGCTGA
- a CDS encoding CDP-alcohol phosphatidyltransferase family protein: MKRHFSMLREFQLADWFTLANAFCGTGAVFAAMRFLQDGERGYLMFGMALIPLAFIFDALDGRIARWRKSSSTLGRELDSLSDVISFGVAPAALAYACGMQGGWDWLVLSYFVCCGVSRLARYNVTAEAMTGDEGKVTYFEGTPIPTSLVLVIVLAIAAGTGAIGQEIWFGQWQIGPWQLHPMVLLFALSGSLMISKTLRIPKP, translated from the coding sequence ATGAAACGTCACTTCTCGATGCTGCGCGAATTCCAGCTGGCCGACTGGTTCACCCTGGCCAATGCTTTCTGCGGCACCGGTGCGGTGTTCGCCGCAATGCGCTTCCTGCAGGACGGCGAGCGCGGCTACCTGATGTTCGGCATGGCGCTGATCCCGCTGGCCTTCATCTTCGACGCGCTGGACGGGCGCATCGCGCGCTGGCGCAAATCCAGCTCCACCCTGGGCCGCGAGCTGGATTCGCTGTCGGACGTGATCTCCTTCGGTGTGGCCCCGGCCGCACTGGCCTATGCCTGTGGCATGCAGGGCGGGTGGGACTGGCTGGTGCTGAGCTATTTCGTCTGCTGCGGCGTCAGCCGCCTGGCGCGCTACAACGTCACCGCCGAGGCAATGACGGGCGACGAGGGCAAGGTCACGTATTTCGAGGGCACCCCGATCCCGACCAGCCTGGTACTGGTGATCGTGCTGGCGATTGCGGCAGGCACCGGCGCCATCGGCCAGGAAATCTGGTTCGGCCAATGGCAGATCGGCCCGTGGCAGCTGCACCCGATGGTGCTGCTGTTCGCCCTGTCCGGGTCGCTGATGATCAGCAAGACCCTGCGTATTCCCAAGCCATGA
- a CDS encoding YfeK family protein translates to MTYRISLILAALLAAPLAHAAPGPQAQREIAQLISSLDGSQCRFQRNGSWYDGSDARVHLQRKYDYLLKKDMVDSAEQFIERAASQSSMSGKPYRIQCPGQPEQTAAAWFGARLQALRQRAP, encoded by the coding sequence ATGACGTACCGGATTTCGTTGATTCTTGCCGCACTGCTGGCGGCACCCCTGGCCCACGCCGCCCCTGGCCCGCAGGCGCAACGCGAGATCGCCCAGTTGATCTCCAGCCTCGACGGTTCGCAGTGCCGGTTCCAGCGCAATGGCAGCTGGTACGACGGCAGCGATGCGCGCGTGCACCTGCAGCGCAAGTACGACTACCTGCTGAAGAAGGACATGGTCGACAGCGCCGAGCAGTTCATCGAGCGCGCGGCCAGCCAGAGCAGCATGAGCGGCAAGCCCTATCGCATCCAATGTCCCGGGCAGCCTGAACAGACGGCTGCGGCCTGGTTCGGCGCCCGCCTGCAGGCCCTGCGCCAACGCGCGCCGTAG
- the phaE gene encoding class III poly(R)-hydroxyalkanoic acid synthase subunit PhaE, with protein sequence MTSSAHDAGSSDFEALARQYFGAWGDALRHAATPGAPAGDGPGSWQRLFDEWGQLLPEQGPGAPEDAVRRFREQAGSWYGTMQDVAARFAGRDASSADVAQAWREAVQGQGDGMLQWMLQGARGSTHAGAAVPEFAAWLQQFQLQAGPWLQSPAFGPGREHQARWQALLRAQEEYQQHSRAYVEQIKQALDEAFALFEQRLAQHEQPGSQLTSARAMFDLWIEVAEEAYAKVAMSEPFQQVYASLGNAQMRLRAGLQREVEQMSERVGLPTRSEMDAAHRRIAELERSLRRLQAQVAVLAGTATVDPVAQPAPAKVKPAARKAAKKAAPANKAAPSKAPAKKVPARKAPAKKAAARTSSRTRDR encoded by the coding sequence ATGACCAGCTCGGCCCACGACGCCGGCAGCAGCGATTTCGAAGCCCTGGCCCGGCAGTACTTCGGCGCCTGGGGAGATGCCCTGCGCCACGCGGCGACGCCTGGCGCCCCGGCTGGCGATGGCCCGGGCAGCTGGCAGCGGCTGTTCGACGAGTGGGGCCAGCTGCTGCCCGAACAGGGGCCGGGCGCGCCGGAAGACGCGGTGCGCCGGTTCCGCGAACAGGCCGGTAGCTGGTACGGCACCATGCAGGACGTGGCCGCGCGATTCGCCGGCCGCGACGCCAGCAGCGCCGACGTGGCCCAGGCCTGGCGCGAGGCGGTGCAGGGGCAGGGTGATGGCATGCTGCAATGGATGCTGCAGGGCGCTCGTGGCAGCACCCACGCCGGCGCCGCCGTGCCCGAATTCGCCGCCTGGCTGCAGCAGTTCCAGCTGCAGGCGGGCCCATGGCTGCAGAGCCCGGCGTTTGGTCCGGGCCGCGAGCACCAGGCGCGCTGGCAGGCGCTGCTGCGCGCGCAGGAGGAATACCAGCAGCATTCGCGCGCTTACGTCGAGCAGATCAAGCAGGCGCTGGACGAGGCCTTCGCGTTGTTCGAACAGCGCCTGGCCCAGCACGAGCAGCCCGGCAGCCAATTGACCAGCGCCCGCGCGATGTTCGACCTGTGGATCGAAGTGGCCGAAGAGGCCTACGCCAAGGTCGCCATGTCCGAGCCGTTCCAGCAGGTGTACGCCTCGCTGGGCAACGCACAGATGCGCCTGCGCGCCGGCCTGCAGCGCGAGGTGGAACAGATGAGTGAGCGCGTCGGCCTGCCGACCCGCAGCGAGATGGACGCCGCGCACCGCCGCATCGCCGAGCTGGAGCGCAGCCTGCGTCGACTGCAGGCGCAGGTGGCGGTGCTGGCGGGTACCGCCACCGTGGATCCCGTGGCGCAGCCGGCCCCGGCGAAAGTGAAGCCGGCCGCGCGCAAGGCGGCGAAGAAGGCCGCACCTGCCAACAAGGCGGCCCCCAGCAAGGCGCCTGCAAAAAAAGTGCCCGCAAGGAAGGCGCCTGCGAAGAAGGCCGCCGCCCGCACCTCGTCACGGACGCGTGACCGATGA
- a CDS encoding MATE family efflux transporter yields MNPPASPAAPVAQPLWRTYLTLLLPMLLTNALQLAAGTLDNIYLGHLLGTQAVAAAAAFFPAFFLLLALVMGLATGAMVLIGQAWGAGRPHQARAVAGSAVALVLSLSVLAMAVGGLFAPQLLAALGTPAPILDEAIAYARVLLLGAPAFFLLWLATAVSRAVGDAKTPLHALLLATGVGLLCTPLLILGWAGLPRLGAASAAVSAVFASLLALVWLLWRWHRLAHPLAPGHDLLRAIRFDRGLIRSMLHIGVPSSLQMFSLAIAEIVLLGWINRYGYTATAAYGAVNQLMSWVQLPAMSLGITATILAAHAMGAGRAARLPAIARTGVLLGLALLAAVVMLVMALAPWLSGLILAAPEVRELAALQLRTVVWGVLAMGVTAVLVGVMRGSGTVLLPALLGMSAVLLVELPLAMWLQARHGLAGLWWAWPLGLLAMLVMQVFCFARWRRRVQGG; encoded by the coding sequence ATGAACCCTCCTGCATCTCCTGCTGCGCCGGTTGCGCAGCCGCTGTGGCGCACCTATCTGACCCTGCTGCTTCCGATGCTGCTGACCAATGCGCTGCAGTTGGCCGCAGGCACACTGGACAACATCTATCTGGGGCACCTGCTTGGCACGCAGGCCGTGGCAGCCGCCGCCGCATTCTTCCCGGCTTTTTTCCTGCTGCTGGCGCTGGTGATGGGCCTGGCGACCGGTGCGATGGTGCTGATCGGCCAGGCCTGGGGCGCCGGTCGGCCACACCAGGCGCGAGCGGTGGCAGGCAGCGCGGTGGCGCTGGTGCTGTCGCTGTCGGTGCTGGCGATGGCGGTGGGCGGCCTCTTCGCGCCGCAGCTGCTGGCAGCACTGGGTACGCCGGCACCGATCCTGGACGAGGCCATCGCCTATGCGCGCGTGTTGTTGCTGGGGGCGCCGGCCTTCTTCCTGCTGTGGCTGGCGACCGCCGTAAGCCGCGCGGTGGGCGATGCGAAGACGCCATTGCACGCGCTGCTGCTGGCCACAGGGGTGGGCCTGTTGTGCACGCCACTGCTGATCCTGGGCTGGGCCGGCCTGCCGAGGCTGGGTGCGGCCAGTGCGGCGGTCTCGGCGGTGTTCGCTTCGCTGCTGGCCTTGGTCTGGTTGCTGTGGCGCTGGCATCGTCTGGCACACCCGTTGGCACCGGGCCACGATCTGCTGCGCGCCATCCGTTTCGATCGGGGGCTGATCCGCTCGATGCTGCACATCGGCGTACCGTCTTCGCTGCAGATGTTCAGCCTGGCCATTGCCGAGATCGTGTTGCTGGGCTGGATCAACCGCTACGGCTACACGGCCACGGCGGCCTACGGTGCGGTCAACCAGTTGATGAGCTGGGTGCAGTTGCCAGCCATGTCGCTGGGCATCACCGCCACCATCCTTGCGGCCCACGCGATGGGCGCGGGGCGTGCGGCGCGGTTGCCGGCCATCGCCCGCACCGGCGTGCTGCTGGGGCTGGCGTTGCTGGCGGCGGTGGTGATGCTGGTGATGGCATTGGCGCCCTGGCTGAGCGGCCTGATCCTGGCGGCGCCGGAGGTGCGCGAACTGGCCGCGCTGCAGCTGCGTACGGTGGTCTGGGGCGTGCTGGCAATGGGTGTCACCGCGGTGCTGGTCGGGGTGATGCGTGGCAGCGGCACGGTTTTGCTGCCAGCGTTGCTGGGCATGTCGGCGGTGTTGCTGGTGGAACTGCCGCTGGCGATGTGGCTGCAGGCGCGGCATGGGCTGGCCGGGCTGTGGTGGGCGTGGCCGCTGGGATTGCTGGCGATGCTGGTGATGCAGGTGTTCTGTTTCGCGCGTTGGCGGCGACGGGTGCAAGGCGGGTAA
- a CDS encoding Tex family protein → MHDAKNAQSALAQQIAQTIADEIGAQSAQVRAAVGLLDEGASVPFIARYRKEVTGGLDDTQLRNLEVRLTYLRELEDRRAAVLASIGEQGKLSDELRNDILAADTKSRLEDLYLPYKPKRRTRAQIAREAGLEPLADGLLDDPTQDPQVFAASFVDTDKGVADTKAALEGARAILMERWGEDAALVGELRTWLGETGVIRARVAEGKETEGAKYRDYFEHAEALAKIPSHRLLALFRARREEILFLELDPGNDAEVGHQYAEGRVARKAGIADQGRAADRWLLDACRLTWRAKLHTHLLLDLFNQAREKAEAEAIAVFGDNLKDLLLAAPAGPKTVLGLDPGIRTGCKIAVVDATGKLVATDTIYPHEPRRQWDQSLQTIKQLCAKHNVELIAIGNGTASRETDKLAGEAIKAAANPKLQKVVVSEAGASVYSASEFAAREFPGLDVSLRGAVSIARRLQDPLAELVKIEPKAIGVGQYQHDVDQYRLARALDARVEDCVNAVGVYVNTASAALLSRVSGLSATVAENIVRHRDDNGPFKRRKDLLKVARLGEKTFEQCAGFLRIADGDQPLDASAVHPEAYPVVERIVASTARPIKALIGDGSFLRGLKAEQFTDATFGVPTVRDILKELEKPGRDPRPEFKAARFAEGVEDIKDLREGMVLEGVVSNVAAFGAFVDIGVHQDGLIHISALSDTFVKDPRDVVKAGDIVKVKVLEVDVARKRIALTRRLDDTPGQATSRPGQRDERGQGQGPRRDAGGQNRGPNRGQGNGGRPGASAAPANNALAEAFARAKRS, encoded by the coding sequence ATGCACGACGCCAAGAACGCCCAGAGCGCGCTCGCCCAGCAGATCGCCCAGACCATCGCCGACGAGATCGGTGCCCAGTCCGCCCAGGTACGTGCCGCCGTCGGCCTGCTCGACGAGGGCGCCAGCGTTCCGTTCATCGCGCGCTACCGCAAGGAAGTGACCGGGGGCCTGGATGACACCCAGCTGCGCAACCTGGAAGTGCGCCTGACCTACCTGCGCGAACTGGAAGACCGGCGCGCGGCGGTGCTGGCCAGCATCGGCGAGCAGGGCAAGCTCAGCGACGAGCTGCGCAACGACATCCTGGCGGCCGATACCAAGAGCCGTCTGGAAGACCTGTACCTGCCGTACAAGCCCAAGCGCCGTACCCGCGCGCAGATCGCCCGCGAGGCCGGGCTGGAGCCGCTGGCCGATGGCCTGCTGGACGATCCGACGCAGGACCCGCAGGTGTTTGCTGCCAGCTTCGTCGATACCGACAAGGGCGTGGCCGATACCAAGGCCGCGCTGGAGGGCGCGCGCGCGATCCTGATGGAGCGCTGGGGCGAGGACGCCGCGCTGGTGGGTGAGCTGCGCACCTGGCTGGGCGAAACAGGGGTGATCCGCGCCCGCGTGGCCGAGGGCAAGGAAACCGAAGGCGCCAAGTACCGCGACTATTTCGAGCATGCCGAGGCACTGGCGAAGATCCCGTCGCACCGGTTGCTGGCGCTGTTCCGTGCGCGGCGCGAGGAAATCCTGTTCCTGGAGCTGGACCCGGGCAACGATGCCGAGGTCGGCCACCAGTACGCCGAAGGGCGCGTGGCGCGCAAGGCCGGCATCGCCGACCAGGGCCGAGCCGCTGACCGCTGGCTGCTGGATGCCTGCCGCCTGACCTGGCGCGCCAAGCTGCACACCCACCTGTTGCTGGACCTGTTCAACCAGGCCCGCGAGAAGGCCGAAGCCGAGGCCATCGCAGTCTTCGGCGACAACCTCAAGGATCTGCTGCTGGCCGCGCCGGCCGGCCCGAAGACCGTGCTGGGCCTGGACCCGGGCATCCGCACCGGCTGCAAGATCGCCGTGGTCGACGCCACCGGCAAGCTGGTCGCGACCGATACCATCTACCCGCACGAGCCGCGCCGGCAGTGGGACCAGTCGCTGCAGACGATCAAGCAGCTGTGCGCCAAGCACAACGTGGAACTGATCGCGATCGGTAACGGCACCGCCAGCCGCGAGACCGACAAGCTGGCCGGTGAAGCGATCAAAGCGGCCGCCAACCCGAAGCTGCAGAAGGTGGTGGTCAGCGAGGCCGGCGCGTCGGTGTACTCGGCGTCCGAGTTCGCCGCCAGGGAATTTCCGGGCCTGGACGTGTCGCTGCGCGGCGCAGTGTCGATCGCGCGCCGACTGCAGGATCCGCTGGCCGAACTGGTCAAGATCGAACCCAAGGCGATCGGCGTCGGCCAGTACCAGCACGACGTGGACCAGTACCGCCTGGCGCGGGCGCTGGATGCGCGGGTCGAGGATTGCGTGAACGCCGTTGGCGTCTACGTGAACACGGCCTCGGCGGCGCTGCTGTCACGCGTGTCCGGCCTGTCGGCCACGGTGGCCGAGAACATCGTGCGCCATCGGGACGACAACGGCCCGTTCAAGCGCCGCAAGGACCTGCTGAAGGTCGCGCGCCTGGGCGAAAAGACCTTCGAGCAGTGCGCCGGCTTCCTGCGCATCGCTGATGGCGACCAGCCGCTGGATGCCTCGGCCGTTCACCCGGAAGCCTACCCGGTAGTGGAGCGCATCGTGGCCAGCACGGCGCGCCCGATCAAGGCGCTGATCGGCGACGGCAGCTTCCTGCGCGGGCTGAAGGCCGAGCAGTTCACCGATGCCACCTTCGGCGTGCCGACCGTGCGCGACATCCTCAAGGAACTGGAGAAGCCGGGTCGTGACCCGCGCCCCGAGTTCAAGGCGGCGCGTTTCGCCGAGGGCGTGGAGGACATCAAGGACCTGCGCGAGGGCATGGTGCTGGAAGGCGTGGTCAGCAACGTGGCGGCCTTTGGGGCCTTTGTCGATATCGGCGTGCACCAGGACGGCCTGATCCACATCTCGGCGCTGTCTGATACGTTCGTGAAAGACCCGCGTGACGTGGTCAAGGCCGGTGACATCGTCAAGGTGAAGGTGCTGGAGGTGGACGTGGCGCGCAAGCGCATCGCCCTGACCCGGCGCCTGGACGACACCCCCGGCCAGGCCACCAGCCGCCCGGGCCAGCGCGACGAGCGCGGCCAGGGGCAGGGGCCGCGCCGTGACGCGGGCGGCCAGAACCGTGGGCCGAACCGCGGCCAGGGCAATGGCGGCCGCCCCGGCGCGTCGGCAGCACCGGCCAACAATGCCCTGGCCGAAGCCTTCGCCCGCGCCAAGCGCAGTTGA
- a CDS encoding PAS domain S-box protein, with protein MAGQGNNGNGLLERRLQELAEERRRLAMIIDGTAAGTWEWNVQTGQMRVNARWAEIVGYRLEELQPICQETFLKLVHPDDIALSDAALEDHFAGRSDNYACLLRMRHRNGQWIWIQDRGRVFEWDGQGRPLWMAGAHADVTELQQARQDAAETRQRLQAVVDASDEVAVIATDTDGTITLFNTGAQRLLGYSAPEVVGQRRLDAFHDPAELNAWLQPLADAEGNLPGVFEALSARADGQTYSRQWTLLRKDGQPRQVRLSISRMDGANGVRIGYVGMAIDITEILQARAEARLSAEKFAGAFTSAALGMALVSLEGRWLDVNDALCRILGYPREELLQVDFQRLTHPDDLQADLALVHDLLAGRRSHYHLEKRYLDRDGRVIWTRLSVSLVRNEHGQPVHFVSQIQDITAQRSSEQRLFESEQRSRLTLDAVADLVLSVNLDGRIDYANAAAVRMLAGDGALSLAGHKVQDVLALTTEYAPGSVLDVSVLLDPESNAVDLHADLLLRLGTATVPVDLTRAWLRDDEGHVRGAVWVLRDDTQQRARQREARHLAEIDPLTELSNRRGFEVHLQQAITRVERTGQAASLMYIDLDRFKPVNDTWGHLAGDAVLWAVASVLRHGVRDSDVVARLGGDEFAVILSGCTPRRAARIGGELLHTLASLSIPWDQDRLRVGASIGVAPLAGGMSVDQAVAAADAQCYRAKAMGRNNVQVQGELSELPGDDGETG; from the coding sequence ATGGCGGGCCAGGGAAACAACGGCAACGGGCTGCTTGAACGACGCCTGCAGGAGTTGGCCGAAGAGCGGCGCCGGCTGGCGATGATCATCGACGGCACGGCGGCCGGTACCTGGGAATGGAACGTGCAGACTGGCCAGATGCGGGTCAATGCACGCTGGGCCGAGATCGTCGGCTACCGCCTGGAAGAGCTGCAGCCGATCTGCCAGGAAACCTTCCTGAAGCTGGTACATCCGGATGACATCGCGTTGTCTGATGCCGCGCTGGAGGATCATTTCGCCGGCCGCAGCGACAACTACGCCTGCCTGCTGCGCATGCGGCACAGGAACGGCCAGTGGATCTGGATCCAGGACCGCGGCCGGGTCTTCGAATGGGACGGGCAGGGCCGGCCGCTGTGGATGGCCGGCGCGCATGCCGACGTGACCGAGCTGCAGCAGGCGCGGCAGGATGCGGCCGAAACCCGCCAGCGCCTGCAGGCGGTGGTCGATGCGTCCGACGAGGTGGCGGTGATCGCCACCGATACCGATGGCACCATCACCCTGTTCAATACCGGTGCGCAACGCCTGCTGGGTTACAGCGCTCCGGAGGTGGTCGGCCAGCGCCGGCTCGACGCCTTCCATGATCCGGCCGAGCTGAACGCCTGGCTGCAGCCGCTGGCCGATGCCGAGGGCAATCTTCCGGGCGTGTTCGAGGCGCTGAGTGCGCGTGCCGACGGGCAGACCTACTCGCGGCAGTGGACCTTGCTTCGCAAGGATGGCCAGCCACGGCAGGTGCGCCTGTCGATCAGCCGCATGGATGGGGCCAACGGGGTGCGCATCGGCTATGTCGGCATGGCCATCGACATCACCGAGATCCTGCAGGCCCGTGCCGAGGCCCGCCTGTCGGCGGAAAAGTTCGCCGGTGCGTTCACGTCCGCCGCGCTGGGCATGGCCCTGGTTTCGCTGGAGGGGCGCTGGCTGGACGTGAACGACGCCCTGTGCCGGATCCTGGGTTACCCGCGCGAAGAGCTGCTGCAGGTCGATTTCCAGCGCCTGACCCATCCCGACGATCTGCAGGCCGATCTGGCGCTGGTGCACGATCTTCTGGCCGGGCGGCGCAGCCACTACCACCTGGAAAAACGCTATCTCGACCGCGATGGGCGGGTGATCTGGACTCGGTTGTCGGTGTCGCTGGTGCGCAACGAGCATGGCCAGCCGGTGCATTTCGTGTCGCAGATCCAGGACATCACCGCCCAGCGCAGCAGCGAGCAGCGCTTGTTCGAGAGCGAGCAGCGCAGCCGCCTTACGCTTGATGCGGTGGCTGACCTGGTGCTCAGCGTCAACCTGGATGGTCGTATCGACTATGCCAATGCTGCGGCCGTGCGCATGCTGGCCGGCGATGGCGCACTGTCGCTGGCCGGGCACAAGGTGCAGGACGTGCTGGCGCTGACCACCGAATACGCGCCGGGCTCAGTGCTGGATGTCTCGGTGCTGCTGGACCCGGAAAGCAATGCCGTGGACCTGCATGCCGATCTGCTGTTGCGGCTGGGCACGGCAACGGTACCGGTGGACCTGACCCGCGCGTGGCTGCGCGATGACGAAGGCCATGTGCGCGGTGCGGTCTGGGTGCTGCGCGACGACACCCAGCAGCGTGCGCGCCAGCGCGAGGCGCGGCACCTGGCCGAGATCGACCCGCTGACCGAACTGAGCAACCGCCGTGGTTTCGAAGTACACCTGCAGCAGGCCATCACCCGCGTCGAGCGTACCGGCCAGGCGGCCTCGCTGATGTACATCGACCTGGACCGCTTCAAGCCGGTCAACGACACCTGGGGCCATCTGGCTGGTGATGCCGTGCTGTGGGCGGTGGCCAGTGTGCTGCGCCATGGCGTGCGTGACTCGGACGTGGTGGCGCGGCTGGGCGGTGACGAATTCGCGGTGATCCTGTCCGGCTGCACGCCGCGCCGTGCAGCGCGCATCGGTGGCGAACTGCTGCATACGCTGGCATCGCTGTCCATTCCCTGGGACCAGGACCGGCTGCGGGTCGGCGCCAGTATCGGTGTCGCGCCGCTGGCCGGCGGCATGAGCGTGGACCAGGCTGTGGCCGCGGCCGACGCCCAGTGCTACCGGGCCAAGGCGATGGGCCGCAACAACGTGCAGGTGCAGGGCGAACTGTCCGAGCTGCCGGGTGACGACGGCGAAACGGGCTGA
- a CDS encoding PspC domain-containing protein, giving the protein MNTTPRTLSRSLNDRMIAGVMGGIAHRFGWNATLVRIVFVLVSIGSAAFPGILVYLILWLLIPNEAD; this is encoded by the coding sequence ATGAACACCACGCCACGCACGCTGTCGCGTTCGTTGAACGACCGCATGATTGCCGGCGTGATGGGTGGCATTGCCCATCGCTTCGGCTGGAATGCCACCCTGGTACGGATCGTGTTCGTGCTGGTCTCGATCGGCTCGGCGGCCTTCCCCGGCATCCTGGTCTACCTGATCCTGTGGCTGCTGATCCCGAACGAGGCCGATTGA
- a CDS encoding class III poly(R)-hydroxyalkanoic acid synthase subunit PhaC gives MKGPLGFNADDLMQETLAMQRKLLEGLTLLPQVEDVDYGVTAREEVWRDGKVVLYRFVGEQAPTRRTPLLIVYALVNRPYMVDLQADRSLVQKLLALGQDVYVLDWGYPDRSERFQTLEDYLLRYIDGAVDVLRQRSGGPVDLLGICQGGVFALCYAALRRHKLGKLITMVTPVDFQTADNMLSHWARQVDVDLLVDTLGNIPADLMNASYLMLKPFRLNVQKYVGLLDILDDKAALEDFLRMEKWIFDSPDLAGEAFRDFIKQFYQGNGLVNGTVRIGEEAVDLSQVTLPVLNIYAEQDHLVPPDASRAMRGRLGTEDYTESSFRGGHIGIYVSGRAQREVPATIDGWLKARDL, from the coding sequence ATGAAGGGACCGCTGGGCTTCAACGCCGACGACCTGATGCAGGAAACCCTGGCCATGCAGCGCAAGCTGCTGGAAGGGCTCACGCTGCTGCCGCAGGTGGAGGACGTGGATTATGGCGTGACCGCCCGCGAGGAAGTCTGGCGCGACGGCAAGGTGGTGCTGTATCGCTTCGTGGGCGAACAGGCGCCGACCCGGCGCACGCCGCTGTTGATTGTCTACGCGCTGGTCAACCGGCCGTACATGGTCGATCTGCAGGCTGATCGCTCACTGGTGCAGAAGCTACTGGCGCTGGGCCAGGACGTATACGTGCTGGACTGGGGCTACCCGGACCGCTCCGAACGCTTCCAGACCCTGGAGGATTATCTGCTGCGCTATATCGATGGCGCGGTGGACGTGTTGCGCCAGCGCAGTGGTGGACCGGTGGACCTGCTCGGCATCTGCCAGGGCGGCGTGTTCGCGCTGTGCTACGCCGCGCTGCGCCGGCACAAGCTGGGCAAGCTGATCACCATGGTCACCCCGGTCGATTTCCAGACCGCCGACAACATGCTCTCGCACTGGGCGCGGCAGGTGGACGTGGACCTGCTGGTCGACACGCTGGGCAACATCCCGGCCGATCTGATGAATGCCAGCTACCTGATGCTCAAGCCGTTCCGCCTGAACGTGCAGAAGTACGTGGGCCTGCTCGACATCCTCGATGACAAGGCCGCGCTGGAGGATTTCCTGCGCATGGAGAAGTGGATCTTCGACTCACCGGATCTGGCAGGCGAAGCGTTCCGTGACTTCATCAAGCAGTTCTACCAGGGCAATGGATTGGTGAATGGCACGGTGCGGATCGGCGAGGAGGCGGTGGATCTGTCGCAGGTGACCCTGCCGGTGCTGAACATCTACGCCGAGCAGGACCATCTGGTGCCGCCGGATGCGTCGCGCGCGATGCGCGGGCGTCTGGGCACCGAGGACTACACCGAGTCCAGTTTCCGCGGCGGCCATATCGGCATTTACGTGTCCGGTCGCGCACAACGCGAAGTGCCGGCCACGATCGATGGCTGGCTGAAGGCTCGCGACCTGTAG